A window from Bos indicus x Bos taurus breed Angus x Brahman F1 hybrid chromosome 26, Bos_hybrid_MaternalHap_v2.0, whole genome shotgun sequence encodes these proteins:
- the FRAT1 gene encoding proto-oncogene FRAT1: MPCRREEEEEAGEEEEEEDSFLLLEQSVTVGGSVEVDRLVAQIGETLQLDAAQDRPASACAPPGPPLQPPRSPAAVRADKARAPAQPLLLPAASIEAGGPAPLGALRCALGDRGRVRGRAAPYFVAELAAGPTALSPLPPQPSLDGPLGADKRGSPQPLSGPCRRGWLRDAAASRRLQHRRGLQPPARNGDDDPHRLLQQLVLSGNLIKEAVRRLHSRRLQLHAKLPQRQLLGPLSAPVHEPPSPRSPRAACSDPGASGRRAQLRTGDSVLVPGS, from the coding sequence ATGCCGTGccggagagaggaggaagaggaagccggcgaggaagaggaggaggaggacagctTCCTACTGCTGGAACAGTCGGTGACTGTGGGCGGCTCGGTTGAGGTGGACCGGCTGGTGGCCCAGATAGGCGAGACGCTGCAGCTGGACGCGGCGCAGGACCGCCCTGCCTCCGCGTGCGCGCCCCCGGGGCCGCCACTGCAGCCCCCGCGGTCCCCGGCGGCGGTGAGAGCGGACAAGGCCCGCGCCCCAGCGCAGCCGCTGCTTCTACCGGCCGCGTCGATCGAGGCTGGGGGCCCGGCGCCCCTGGGGGCCTTGCGCTGCGCCCTTGGAGACCGCGGCCGCGTGCGGGGCCGGGCTGCGCCCTACTTTGTGGCGGAGCTCGCCGCAGGCCCCACCGCGCTGTCCCCATTGCCCCCTCAGCCCAGCCTTGATGGGCCTTTGGGAGCAGACAAACGGGGTTCCCCGCAGCCCCTGTCGGGCCCTTGCCGGCGAGGTTGGCTGCGGGACGCCGCTGCCTCCCGCCGCCTCCAGCACCGACGCGGGCTACAGCCTCCAGCCCGCAACGGCGACGACGACCCGCACCGGCTCCTGCAGCAGCTCGTGCTCTCGGGGAACCTCATCAAGGAGGCCGTGCGGAGGCTCCATTCGCGACGGCTGCAATTGCACGCAAAGCTCCCCCAGCGCCAGCTCCTGGGCCCTCTGTCGGCCCCAGTGCATGAGCCCCCTTCGCCCCGCAGCCCTCGCGCGGCCTGCAGCGACCCCGGCGCGTCCGGGAGGAGGGCGCAGCTCAGAACTGGCGACAGCGTTCTAGTCCCCGGCAGCTAA
- the FRAT2 gene encoding GSK-3-binding protein FRAT2, producing MPCRREEEEEAGEEEEEEEDSILLLEQSVTVGGSVEVDRLVAQIGETLQLDAAQDRPASACAPPGPPLQPPRPPAAVRADKARAPAQPLLLPAVSVEAGGPAPSGALRCALGDRGRVRGRAAPYFVAELATGASTLPGPCRRGWLRGAVTSRRLPQRRWPPAGARANDDDPHRLLQQLVLSGNLIKEAVRRLQRAVAAVAATGPAGPAGPGASRSRPDPVSLQPSGALH from the coding sequence ATGCCGTGccggagggaggaggaagaggaagccggcgaggaagaggaggaggaggaggacagcatCCTACTGCTGGAACAGTCGGTGACTGTGGGCGGCTCGGTTGAGGTGGACCGGCTGGTGGCCCAAATCGGCGAGACGCTGCAGCTGGACGCGGCGCAGGACCGCCCTGCCTCCGCGTGTGCGCCCCCGGGGCCGCCACTGCAGCCCCCGCGGCCCCCGGCGGCGGTGAGAGCGGACAAGGCCCGGGCCCCAGCGCAGCCGCTGCTTCTACCGGCCGTGTCGGTCGAGGCTGGGGGCCCGGCGCCCTCGGGGGCCTTGCGCTGCGCCCTCGGGGACCGCGGCCGCGTGCGGGGCCGGGCTGCGCCCTACTTTGTGGCGGAGCTCGCCACTGGAGCCAGTACATTACCCGGGCCGTGCCGGCGAGGATGGCTGCGGGGCGCTGTCACCTCCCGCCGCTTGCCACAGCGACGATGGCCCCCAGCTGGGGCGCGCGCCAACGACGACGACCCGCACCGGCTTCTGCAGCAGTTGGTGCTCTCGGGGAACCTCATCAAGGAGGCCGTGCGGAGGCTCCAGCGAGCAGTCGCCGCGGTGGCAGCCACAGGCCCCGCGGGTCCCGCCGGACCGGGGGCCAGCCGCAGCCGACCGGATCCTGTCTCCCTTCAACCCTCCGGCGCTTTGCACTGA